The following are from one region of the Amia ocellicauda isolate fAmiCal2 chromosome 1, fAmiCal2.hap1, whole genome shotgun sequence genome:
- the LOC136755536 gene encoding uncharacterized protein LOC136755536, with the protein MSESLITFQSQLDAVMEALVRTAVCEITEMVKKSFAGFQHEIARRQRENESLQRRLHVQIGCTGGQGYGVQSEGKTEPFVKPRCTSGGTAVCNSTETREECRASGTSKLENICDKECCRTLWECQEIVSVEVKQEMPDLHPITTRMESTELESIRIKDEVNDVGGSHVEHSVVTQSISGLEHVQTPGKGMEVLSFHRDSQYAPQTPEGSQHSSEHALGISNMPSSAEKTIFKFTNKNVKKKTFSSSVKQVQINVGVMVQSYDGILKRKRGNTVPVAVNPLSSAEDILACAKKKLKSVYDNIPEGPYFLLYPDGSIVQTIPGSAEPFILADYKTSVGKPYQRVTLFICLKEDFEKSA; encoded by the exons ATGTCGGAGTCGCTGATTACTTTCCAGAGCCAGCTCGATGCAGTGATGGAGGCTCTGGTCCGCACGGCTGTGTGTGAGATCACAGAGATGGTCAAGAAAAGTTTTGCCGGCTTCCAGCACGAAATCGcccgcagacagagagagaacgagTCTCTGCAAAGGCGGCTGCATGTGCAGATCGGCTGCACTGGAGGACAGGGATACGGGGTGCAAAGCGAGGGGAAGACGGAGCCTTTTGTGAAGCCCCGGTGTACGAGCGGAGGGACCGCAGTCTGCAACAGCACTGAGACCCGCGAAGAGTGCAGAGCAAGCG GAACCTCCAAATTAGAGAACATCTGTGACAAGGAATGTTGCAGAACTCTCTGGGAATGTCAAGAGATCGTATCTGTTGAAGTCAAACAAGAGATGCCAGACCTGCATCCTATCACCACGAGAATGGAGTCCACTGAGCTTGAATCCATTCGAATTAAAGATGAAGTTAATGATGTGGGTGGATCCCATGTGGAACATAGTGTTGTTACACAGAGCATCTCTGGGTTAGAGCACGTCCAGACTCCAGGGAAGGGCATGGAGGTTCTATCCTTTCACAGAGACAGTCAG TATGCACCACAGACACCAGAGGGCAGCCAGCATTCATCAGAACATGCACTGG GAATCAGCAACATGCCGTCATCAGCAGAGAAAACTATTTTTAAgttcacaaataaaaatgtaaagaagAAAACCTTCTCCAGTTCAGTGAAACAAGTGCAG ATCAATGTTGGAGTTATGGTCCAGAGTTATGATGGCATTTTGAAGAGAAAGCGAGGGAACACCGTGCCAGTGGCCGTCAACCCACTGAGCTCAGCAGAAGACATCCTAGCATGTGCCAAGAAAAAACTGAAGTCCGTCTATGACAACATACCCGAGGGGCCTTACTTCCTGTTGTATCCTGACGGGAGCATAGTGCAGACGATTCCTGGGAGTGCTGAGCCTTTTATTTTAGCAGATTACAAAACGTCTGTTGGGAAACCCTACCAGCGTGTCACGCTGTTCATCTGTCTGAAAGAGGATTTCGAAAAATCTGCTTAA